One part of the Microcoleus sp. FACHB-672 genome encodes these proteins:
- a CDS encoding O-antigen ligase family protein gives MKAIQIMIFRSPLLTAILAGFLIILIALLFHSSSYKKISYYYQRGFAILFLFLSPALEGRPPLNYLHPTKLAETNKTNMHYLWIPFMVFCCLILFPRISHFFKYSISIFSLLLSKNPCFWIYATLPFFSMFWSETPEIAFDHFLGYILITPIAIYLAVQYDWQDLARFMRWSHIMLGIGSYIHQRPGSVVDWSGLTKSKNKLGGIMCLSTAFWYVNYSQAVQSKASRWLSLLMTLVSFYLMRTGKSGGALVAVILLIGMVLSLNFIKRLSFQWAFACIATFIIISIASTLVITDNLEAIVVEGLGKDMTLTGRTEFWPQIFARVVEKRLLFGFGYYSFWQPERGINNPAKGIFTTTGFIPPHSHNGYLEILVYFGLFGLILFAISFVINLVMAVQYLMKERLELSAIPMIFLMYLTLNNITETTIIEPTNVWVYYVMLTVRLSIDTSFNNTTIAPKPKRQTPSFSS, from the coding sequence ATGAAAGCCATTCAAATCATGATTTTCCGCAGTCCCTTGCTGACTGCAATTCTGGCTGGATTTTTAATTATCTTAATTGCTTTATTATTTCATTCTTCCAGTTACAAGAAAATTTCTTACTATTACCAAAGAGGATTTGCAATTTTATTTTTATTCCTGTCGCCGGCTTTAGAGGGAAGACCCCCGTTAAATTACTTGCACCCAACCAAGCTGGCCGAGACGAACAAAACAAATATGCATTACCTCTGGATTCCTTTTATGGTCTTCTGTTGCCTTATTTTATTTCCTAGAATTAGTCATTTTTTTAAATATTCAATCAGTATTTTTTCCTTACTTTTATCAAAAAATCCATGTTTTTGGATTTACGCAACCCTGCCATTTTTCTCAATGTTTTGGTCAGAAACTCCTGAGATCGCCTTTGACCACTTTTTAGGCTACATATTAATCACGCCGATTGCGATTTACTTGGCTGTGCAATATGATTGGCAAGACCTCGCCCGGTTTATGCGTTGGAGCCATATTATGCTAGGCATAGGTAGTTACATCCACCAACGACCCGGTAGTGTGGTTGATTGGTCGGGTTTAACAAAATCCAAAAATAAACTGGGTGGCATTATGTGTTTATCCACAGCCTTTTGGTATGTCAATTACTCCCAGGCTGTACAGAGTAAGGCAAGCCGCTGGTTGTCTCTTTTGATGACTTTAGTTTCATTTTATTTAATGAGAACCGGCAAATCAGGTGGAGCGCTTGTTGCCGTAATATTATTAATTGGGATGGTATTATCGCTTAATTTTATAAAACGTTTAAGTTTTCAATGGGCATTTGCTTGTATTGCAACATTTATCATTATTAGTATTGCCTCAACCCTTGTAATTACAGATAACTTAGAAGCCATCGTAGTTGAGGGTTTAGGAAAAGATATGACCTTAACCGGACGTACAGAATTTTGGCCCCAAATCTTCGCACGTGTTGTTGAAAAGCGCCTCTTATTTGGGTTTGGGTACTACAGTTTTTGGCAACCTGAGCGGGGAATTAACAATCCCGCCAAAGGAATCTTTACTACAACCGGCTTTATTCCCCCCCACTCCCATAATGGTTATTTAGAAATATTAGTTTATTTTGGCTTGTTTGGATTAATTTTATTTGCGATTTCTTTCGTGATTAATCTTGTCATGGCAGTTCAGTATTTAATGAAAGAAAGGCTAGAGCTTTCAGCTATACCCATGATATTTTTGATGTATTTAACCTTAAACAATATCACAGAAACCACAATTATTGAACCAACAAACGTTTGGGTTTATTATGTAATGCTAACAGTACGCTTAAGCATAGACACATCTTTCAACAACACAACAATAGCTCCAAAACCCAAACGACAAACGCCATCCTTCTCATCCTAA
- a CDS encoding V4R domain-containing protein — MIAIADLLESKRLPGNYFAPATYIRGDLELGLLENRRGDRFLALPDTLIKAIYQGLDQETGQAARLVLFNCGRWWGKNFYVRFCEEVSEYYGKPLAEMEMVEFLQCFQQCWKTLGWGTFEFDQTYYQQGFLEVRISNSPFAESAPKTNRPVCFLEAGILSAFFSQLTGRDIYSLQTTCESMGAETNQFIIGLTERLKPAESWVAEGQSHEKILAILCD, encoded by the coding sequence ATGATTGCGATCGCTGATTTACTTGAGTCCAAACGCCTCCCTGGAAATTACTTTGCCCCCGCTACCTATATTCGAGGCGATCTTGAGCTGGGTTTGTTAGAAAATCGTCGGGGTGATCGTTTCCTAGCTTTGCCAGATACTTTAATAAAGGCAATTTACCAAGGTCTTGACCAAGAAACCGGCCAAGCTGCACGCTTGGTACTGTTCAATTGTGGTCGCTGGTGGGGCAAAAACTTCTACGTCCGTTTTTGTGAAGAAGTGAGTGAATACTACGGCAAGCCTTTAGCTGAAATGGAAATGGTTGAATTTCTCCAATGTTTCCAGCAGTGTTGGAAAACCCTTGGTTGGGGAACCTTTGAATTTGACCAAACGTATTATCAGCAGGGATTTTTAGAAGTGAGAATTAGCAACTCTCCTTTTGCTGAAAGTGCGCCTAAAACCAATCGTCCCGTGTGTTTTTTAGAAGCCGGCATCTTAAGCGCCTTTTTTAGTCAGCTTACAGGTCGAGATATTTACTCCCTGCAAACCACCTGCGAGTCAATGGGTGCAGAAACCAACCAATTTATTATTGGCTTAACAGAACGTCTCAAGCCGGCAGAATCTTGGGTGGCAGAAGGGCAAAGCCATGAGAAGATCCTGGCTATTTTGTGCGACTGA
- a CDS encoding GumC family protein — protein MDTEHEFKAFSAKAKGKPHQFPPQFDAEASEGGATEKLDLFWVFGVVRRRFFVMAGVAIALSAAAGSLILSSSRQIVLQYEGSFKLLVEAPTAEDRLAKQFLLAQNGNSESLDKRTEESSFLDYETQIRVLRSPKIMMPVIEKLQKQYPKLTYSSLIENLVISRSTFLKDGKQQGTKILAVEYTDPDPKKVVYVLENLAKEYLDYSLQQRLISINQGIQFIESKLPSQQERVDRLQAQMQQLRANTNLLDPALEGRSLTEQGQSIQNDRVDIRTQLDSQRASYENLQRQLDESDGLAIIMTEPKAYETLLGQLQKVNTELAMKRARYREDSAPVRALRDKEKQLMSMVNQEAKNVIMAKVAMSIRDLEARDQSLAESEQRLDLRITDYAANTRQYVALQSELEVVTKSLQQLLSKLEALRIDAAQKQEPWVLIDPPKIPKDGRGWLIPATIKETKKQLILAIILCSLLGIVVGFLVEVLNTVFHTPEEAKAATKLPLLGVIPFAKSLQKSAAVPATSGLGKGAGGPSLMLGNAATAQQQYMASPVLEAFRTLYTNIRLLSPHTPIRSFAIGSAASGDGKSTVAIHLAQAAAAIGQRVLLVDADLRSPKIHTKLGLSNERGLSDAIATDIGLNDVIQRSQNTGSDEASWWEDNLFVLSAGSLAPDPIKLLSSKKMLYLMEQFQAFFDLVIYDTPPLIGLADGNILAAHTDGIVMVVGLDKTDRSMLSKSLDGLKISGASILGIVANGVKG, from the coding sequence ATGGATACTGAACACGAATTTAAGGCATTTTCAGCTAAAGCTAAGGGCAAGCCGCATCAATTTCCGCCTCAGTTTGACGCCGAGGCGTCTGAGGGAGGGGCCACCGAGAAGTTAGATTTATTTTGGGTGTTCGGCGTCGTTCGGCGAAGATTCTTTGTGATGGCTGGTGTTGCCATCGCCTTGAGTGCGGCTGCAGGGAGTTTAATATTATCGAGTTCGCGCCAAATTGTACTTCAGTATGAAGGCTCCTTTAAACTTTTAGTTGAAGCCCCGACTGCTGAAGATCGCTTAGCCAAGCAATTTTTGCTGGCTCAAAATGGCAACTCAGAAAGTTTAGATAAAAGAACAGAAGAAAGTAGTTTTTTGGATTATGAAACTCAAATTCGAGTTTTAAGAAGTCCAAAAATTATGATGCCGGTGATTGAAAAACTACAAAAACAGTATCCAAAATTAACTTATAGTTCACTTATAGAAAACTTGGTGATTAGCCGCAGCACTTTTTTAAAAGATGGCAAACAGCAAGGCACCAAAATTTTAGCTGTTGAATATACCGATCCAGATCCGAAAAAAGTTGTGTATGTATTAGAAAACCTTGCTAAAGAATATTTAGACTACAGTCTTCAGCAACGCCTAATCAGTATTAATCAAGGAATTCAATTTATTGAGAGCAAGTTGCCTTCCCAGCAGGAGCGAGTTGACCGGCTTCAAGCCCAAATGCAACAACTGCGAGCGAATACTAACTTACTCGACCCTGCCTTGGAGGGAAGATCCCTAACTGAGCAAGGGCAATCCATTCAGAATGATCGCGTAGATATCCGAACTCAACTAGACTCACAGCGAGCCAGCTACGAAAATTTGCAAAGACAGCTAGATGAAAGCGATGGTCTAGCAATTATTATGACTGAGCCTAAAGCCTACGAAACTTTACTCGGCCAGCTCCAGAAAGTCAACACTGAGCTAGCAATGAAGCGAGCCAGATATCGGGAGGATAGCGCCCCCGTTCGCGCTCTGCGCGATAAAGAGAAACAATTAATGTCGATGGTGAATCAAGAAGCCAAAAATGTCATCATGGCCAAAGTTGCCATGAGCATCCGCGACTTGGAAGCTCGTGATCAATCGCTGGCTGAATCTGAACAAAGGTTAGATCTAAGAATTACTGATTATGCGGCCAATACGCGTCAGTATGTTGCTTTACAAAGTGAGTTAGAAGTTGTCACCAAGAGTCTACAGCAACTTTTATCCAAACTAGAAGCCTTGCGAATCGATGCGGCTCAGAAACAAGAGCCTTGGGTATTAATCGATCCACCTAAAATCCCGAAAGATGGTAGGGGATGGCTAATACCGGCCACCATTAAAGAAACAAAGAAACAGTTAATTTTAGCGATCATTCTGTGCAGTTTATTAGGCATTGTCGTGGGCTTTTTGGTAGAGGTGCTGAACACAGTATTCCACACTCCGGAAGAAGCGAAAGCAGCAACGAAACTGCCATTACTAGGGGTTATTCCATTTGCAAAAAGCCTTCAGAAAAGCGCTGCGGTTCCCGCAACTTCCGGTTTAGGCAAGGGAGCCGGCGGACCGAGTTTGATGCTGGGAAACGCGGCTACTGCTCAACAGCAATACATGGCTTCTCCAGTTTTGGAAGCTTTCCGAACTTTATATACCAATATCCGGTTGCTGAGTCCTCATACGCCGATTCGCTCTTTTGCAATTGGATCGGCGGCATCAGGTGATGGAAAGTCTACAGTAGCGATCCATTTGGCACAAGCAGCAGCCGCAATCGGGCAGCGTGTCTTGCTGGTGGATGCGGATCTGCGCTCTCCAAAAATTCATACAAAATTAGGCTTGTCAAACGAGCGAGGTCTCAGCGATGCGATTGCAACAGATATTGGGCTGAATGATGTAATCCAGCGATCTCAAAACACCGGCAGCGATGAAGCATCCTGGTGGGAGGATAACCTATTTGTGCTGAGCGCCGGCTCGTTGGCACCCGACCCAATCAAACTGCTTTCATCGAAAAAAATGCTTTATTTAATGGAGCAATTTCAAGCGTTTTTCGACTTGGTTATTTATGATACGCCCCCCCTTATCGGCTTAGCAGACGGTAATATTTTAGCCGCTCATACTGATGGAATCGTGATGGTTGTGGGGCTTGACAAAACAGACCGCTCGATGCTGAGCAAATCATTAGATGGATTAAAAATTTCTGGGGCTTCAATCTTAGGAATTGTGGCGAATGGGGTTAAGGGATAA
- a CDS encoding 2Fe-2S iron-sulfur cluster-binding protein: MVKTIRLDPLAYEAAVQTNTNILSALLAHELNVLKECGGRGMCATCHVFIKQGMNSLSPMNRREQRTLEIITTSTTNSRLACQARVMDEGVVVEVPTGMYLNAIQDVNALIGRRAEQNLLHPITGQVVVEAGKLITRSIITQLEETRFQVGEYLVHTRDA, translated from the coding sequence ATGGTCAAGACGATTCGCTTAGATCCCCTTGCCTACGAAGCCGCAGTTCAAACCAATACCAACATCCTCTCAGCACTGTTGGCCCATGAACTGAACGTACTCAAAGAATGTGGAGGGCGGGGGATGTGCGCCACCTGCCATGTTTTCATCAAACAGGGGATGAACAGCCTCTCTCCCATGAACCGGCGGGAACAGCGAACCCTAGAAATTATTACCACATCTACGACAAATTCTCGGCTCGCCTGTCAGGCACGAGTCATGGATGAAGGGGTGGTTGTGGAAGTCCCCACGGGGATGTACCTCAACGCGATTCAAGATGTTAACGCCCTCATTGGTCGCCGCGCCGAACAAAATTTGCTCCACCCGATTACCGGCCAGGTTGTCGTGGAAGCCGGCAAGTTAATTACTCGTTCCATCATTACCCAACTTGAAGAAACTCGCTTCCAAGTTGGGGAATACCTCGTTCACACGCGAGATGCTTAA
- a CDS encoding phycobilisome protein — protein sequence MHPKIEVLLDQAESRYLKSEELDAFKHYAVSLAQSLKTYELLREQEVAIFQPVADQLIKEFPDTNQEILERSLKNWLLILRHCAMAMLLNDRDFLQQNLLDWLKGLVQTHQMIAVETKLYHLLQVRLKGLLSPQALALLQPYLTQAQTALLEGTQS from the coding sequence ATGCATCCCAAGATTGAAGTCTTACTCGATCAGGCAGAAAGTCGCTATTTAAAGTCAGAAGAACTTGACGCTTTTAAGCATTATGCGGTTTCCCTCGCTCAAAGCTTAAAAACTTATGAACTCCTGCGAGAGCAAGAAGTCGCAATTTTTCAACCTGTTGCCGATCAACTGATTAAAGAATTTCCAGATACCAACCAAGAAATCTTAGAGCGATCCTTAAAGAACTGGTTGCTAATCTTGCGTCACTGTGCGATGGCAATGCTTTTGAATGACCGAGACTTTTTACAACAAAATCTGCTTGACTGGCTGAAAGGTTTAGTGCAAACCCACCAGATGATAGCCGTTGAAACAAAGCTCTACCATCTGCTGCAAGTGCGTTTAAAGGGATTGCTATCACCCCAGGCGCTAGCCCTGTTGCAGCCGTATTTAACCCAAGCTCAGACCGCCCTTTTAGAGGGTACGCAGTCCTGA
- a CDS encoding phycobilisome protein, with protein sequence MLSKLTRLSATTDGRYATAAELQFLKDYFKTFNLRLNAYKKIQAAEAEILRKVQAKVLSIDPNLFRSGSEDATAKWRLDTVRVLRYTSAALLTNDVERLRNGFILWFHTILRALEADHSAEITYKVMLDVINQYLTSEEAAIFSPIWELHRLKK encoded by the coding sequence ATGTTAAGCAAACTGACCCGCTTGAGTGCGACAACGGATGGTCGTTATGCTACGGCTGCTGAATTGCAGTTTTTGAAAGATTATTTTAAGACGTTTAATTTACGCTTAAATGCTTACAAAAAAATTCAAGCGGCTGAAGCAGAAATTCTTCGGAAAGTGCAAGCAAAAGTTCTGTCAATTGACCCAAATTTATTTCGCAGCGGTTCCGAGGATGCGACGGCTAAATGGCGACTCGACACAGTGCGGGTTTTGCGATATACGTCTGCTGCTTTGTTAACGAATGATGTCGAGCGGCTGCGAAACGGCTTTATCCTTTGGTTCCACACGATTCTGCGTGCGCTGGAGGCGGATCACAGCGCAGAAATTACTTATAAAGTGATGCTTGATGTTATTAACCAGTATTTAACGTCTGAAGAAGCGGCGATTTTTTCTCCGATTTGGGAATTGCACCGACTTAAAAAATAA
- a CDS encoding polysaccharide biosynthesis/export family protein, which translates to MVYVNFFKQITLPVVSLTLVAVAFMASPFPSIAQVSEDADAAGFSSGTAYKLGGGDRILIEIVEVPELSGEYEILSDGSVVLRLAGSVDVRGMTLEQAAAAITAKYESVLNEPVISVTLSAIRPLNVGVTGEVTRPGIYSLNLIPGVGVRPGVQYPTVTQAIEKAGGITQAANIREVQVRRPQRSGPDRIININLWEMLQGGDYSRDMILQDGDAIFIPSSTSTNLAEARQIATASFSQQSEQPRTVTVVGEVYTPGSYVVIGGNTTLDLRNQGLPTVTRAIQLAGGIKPLADIRQVQLRRPTKAGGEQVINVNLWQLLQTGDTTQDTIVQDGDTIIIPTVTEVNPAEAADLATANFSPTAIRVYVVGEVRVGGAGSVLQVPANTTLNQALLSGGFGYDNPRARRDSVKLIRLNPDGTVAEREVSVDLTQGINDQTNPLLRNNDIIVIERNRMTAFSDRLGSAIDPIVKVYPLFNFLGVLRSLFRF; encoded by the coding sequence ATGGTTTATGTTAATTTTTTCAAACAAATCACCCTGCCGGTGGTCAGTTTGACCCTTGTGGCGGTGGCATTCATGGCCTCTCCATTTCCTAGTATCGCTCAAGTGTCGGAAGACGCAGACGCTGCCGGTTTTTCATCAGGAACCGCTTACAAATTAGGCGGCGGGGATCGCATTCTGATTGAGATCGTGGAAGTTCCCGAATTAAGCGGGGAGTACGAAATTTTGTCAGATGGAAGCGTTGTTTTGCGGCTTGCCGGCAGTGTGGATGTCAGGGGGATGACCCTAGAACAAGCAGCCGCAGCCATTACAGCGAAATACGAAAGCGTTCTTAACGAGCCGGTGATTTCAGTAACTCTGTCTGCCATTCGTCCCCTTAATGTTGGCGTCACTGGCGAAGTCACCCGTCCAGGAATTTACTCATTAAATCTAATTCCTGGCGTAGGTGTCAGACCTGGGGTTCAGTATCCAACGGTGACTCAGGCAATAGAAAAGGCTGGAGGAATTACACAAGCGGCGAATATTCGAGAGGTTCAAGTGCGCCGGCCTCAAAGATCCGGGCCAGATCGAATTATTAATATTAATCTGTGGGAAATGTTGCAGGGTGGCGATTACAGTCGAGATATGATTTTGCAGGATGGAGACGCGATTTTTATCCCCTCATCAACTAGCACCAACTTAGCAGAAGCCCGTCAAATTGCAACCGCTAGTTTTTCACAACAGTCCGAGCAACCCCGCACTGTGACGGTGGTGGGTGAAGTTTACACTCCCGGAAGTTATGTGGTCATTGGCGGAAACACCACGTTAGATTTGAGAAACCAAGGTTTACCTACTGTCACTCGTGCAATTCAGCTAGCAGGAGGAATTAAACCGTTAGCGGATATCCGCCAAGTCCAGTTGCGCCGGCCTACAAAAGCCGGCGGAGAACAAGTCATTAATGTCAATCTTTGGCAGCTCTTACAGACAGGTGATACGACTCAAGACACAATTGTGCAAGACGGAGATACGATTATTATTCCTACGGTAACTGAAGTTAATCCAGCAGAAGCCGCTGACTTAGCCACGGCTAATTTTTCTCCAACTGCTATTAGAGTTTATGTCGTGGGAGAAGTGAGAGTGGGGGGAGCCGGCTCAGTTTTACAAGTTCCCGCCAATACCACTTTAAATCAAGCTTTGTTATCTGGAGGATTCGGTTACGATAATCCGAGAGCGCGTAGAGATAGCGTTAAACTCATTCGCCTGAATCCTGATGGCACTGTTGCCGAACGTGAAGTGAGTGTTGATTTAACGCAAGGAATTAATGATCAAACAAATCCTTTGCTTCGCAATAACGATATCATCGTTATAGAGCGAAATCGGATGACAGCATTTTCAGACCGGCTCGGTTCTGCAATTGATCCCATTGTTAAAGTTTACCCGCTGTTTAATTTTTTAGGAGTGTTGCGCTCACTCTTCAGATTTTAG
- a CDS encoding glycoside hydrolase family 2 TIM barrel-domain containing protein — MQIAKNTAGQSLKILNSKRSEIYLNGIWEFIPALGGSQQLPPQNGWGSIWVPGDWQGENHASVPGLISRGTGTAWQNFNGKQLSKAWYQSTINIPAEWQGRTILLDLTRLSTDAEVYVNGIQCGQIQWPYGAADITTAVKPGSSAVLSLLVTAAADEKEKAVIMGPNEIYTTESKLESRGLIGEVRLLSRPAKSHISDVFVQPSTRTNQIKLDIELTDINGAGKTEIIAQMLNEKGKIEREFTGTTNVAAKATQTVQIAWDWPDPRLWDIGRPNLYTLRLQVRGSGIDDEYDQEFGFREFWIEGRKFYLNGTELRLRPILYSEEWANGIPEVANRTIDSYLWAGFNIAELWPWNHNERGKSHFRELFAGFADQKGFPLIGPALDMTNLAWSGKWKNPENRERWEQQMTTELRRYRNHPSILLWGSNSNFFGYNDDQNPRRIGKKKVEGTLGKEEDKRFQEIFPVGEAVVATIKKYDPTRPVLVHQGAAVGDVYALNCYLNMIPLQEREEWLSQWTQQGDMPYMAVEFGTPLHTTMMRGRKGFGNAIVSEPLMTEFSAIYLGKEAYELEAPAYRAKIRELFVGDGEYKSWHFNPQLDFAPAFQKLQQLFITNTWRSWRTFGMTGGMIPWNNGHGWQVSDAGKQKMDLGPFKPGRRGPYLQQVPKSLWHAFQMEANTIHPAGIALLENNGPTLAWIAGSEPAFTAKDHSFKVGETLQKQVVLINDLREKQTFSFEWQVTVQGQKVGSGQNQGSIEPAQTLSFPIAVDLPKTLATEKVDGEIRLSAQIGSRQHQDRFAFRVFTSSLATGKGEIAVFDPAGKTTKMLQQMGYTVVPWAGSDTPQLLVIGREALSSEDKRPGNLEAFVRKGGRAIIFAQNPEWLQRTGLRVSPHLSRRVFPVDETHPVVKGLDELDLRDWRGESSLVEAYPDTTQGGMRLSPSGLPWYGWHWGNRGAVSSVPVEKPHHSSWRPILESEFDLAYTALMELDYGKGRLIWNGLDLEDHYAIDAPAAKLAQQIIEYAQTAPLSPKANKVILIGSEADAAKLDALGAIYRQADSLETNPDLAIIGSEAKVKDEDLQTYLNAGGKVFFLPAAKATATLGVRVQEVKNFGGSLEVPNWPEVRGISASDLRWRSFHDAWLIQSGGEVAADGLLSRVVAGKGVAIFSQINPDALDADTNTYFRYSRWRQTRAISQILANMGVSFKVDRQIFKPVNNLNRFYHPDYRTDFEQGDDPYRYYRW, encoded by the coding sequence TTGCAAATTGCTAAAAATACAGCTGGCCAATCCCTTAAAATCCTCAACAGTAAACGAAGCGAAATTTACCTTAACGGCATTTGGGAATTTATCCCCGCACTCGGTGGATCGCAGCAATTGCCACCACAAAACGGCTGGGGTTCCATCTGGGTTCCGGGAGATTGGCAGGGCGAAAACCACGCCTCAGTACCCGGACTTATTTCACGGGGAACCGGCACCGCATGGCAAAACTTTAACGGCAAACAACTCTCAAAAGCCTGGTATCAAAGCACCATCAACATCCCCGCCGAATGGCAAGGACGAACGATCCTGCTTGACCTCACACGCCTCAGCACCGATGCCGAAGTGTATGTGAACGGCATCCAGTGCGGCCAAATTCAGTGGCCCTACGGCGCAGCAGATATCACCACAGCCGTTAAACCAGGCAGTAGTGCAGTTTTGAGCCTATTAGTAACCGCTGCCGCTGATGAAAAAGAAAAAGCCGTAATTATGGGGCCAAATGAAATTTATACAACCGAAAGCAAGCTGGAATCACGTGGATTAATAGGCGAAGTGCGGTTACTCAGCCGGCCTGCAAAATCCCACATCAGCGATGTATTTGTGCAACCATCTACGCGCACAAATCAAATTAAATTAGACATAGAACTTACCGATATTAACGGGGCCGGCAAAACTGAAATTATTGCCCAAATGCTCAACGAAAAAGGCAAGATTGAGCGAGAATTCACCGGCACCACAAACGTCGCAGCTAAAGCAACCCAAACCGTACAAATCGCCTGGGACTGGCCCGATCCGCGACTGTGGGACATTGGCCGGCCCAACCTTTATACCCTACGGCTGCAAGTGCGAGGCAGTGGCATTGATGATGAATACGACCAAGAATTTGGCTTCCGTGAATTTTGGATAGAAGGGCGGAAATTTTACTTAAACGGCACAGAATTGCGCCTGCGACCGATTCTTTACAGTGAAGAATGGGCCAACGGCATCCCCGAAGTTGCGAACCGAACCATCGACAGTTACCTGTGGGCCGGCTTTAATATCGCTGAACTGTGGCCTTGGAACCACAATGAACGCGGCAAATCGCACTTTCGCGAACTTTTTGCAGGTTTCGCTGACCAAAAAGGGTTTCCCCTAATCGGGCCGGCATTAGATATGACAAACCTTGCTTGGTCTGGTAAGTGGAAAAACCCAGAAAATCGGGAACGCTGGGAACAGCAAATGACAACAGAATTGCGCCGGTATCGCAACCATCCCTCAATTTTATTGTGGGGAAGTAATTCTAATTTTTTCGGCTATAACGATGATCAAAACCCGCGTCGCATTGGCAAAAAAAAGGTAGAAGGAACCCTCGGAAAAGAAGAAGACAAGCGTTTTCAGGAAATCTTTCCAGTCGGCGAAGCAGTGGTTGCCACGATTAAAAAGTACGATCCCACCCGTCCCGTCCTGGTTCATCAAGGGGCCGCTGTTGGCGATGTTTATGCCTTAAACTGCTACTTAAATATGATTCCCCTGCAAGAACGGGAAGAGTGGCTTTCCCAGTGGACGCAGCAGGGAGATATGCCTTATATGGCTGTGGAATTTGGCACACCCCTGCACACAACCATGATGCGAGGTCGCAAGGGTTTTGGTAATGCAATTGTCAGTGAACCGCTAATGACTGAGTTCAGCGCGATTTACTTGGGTAAAGAAGCTTACGAATTAGAAGCTCCCGCTTATCGAGCAAAAATCCGTGAGTTATTTGTGGGGGATGGCGAGTATAAAAGTTGGCATTTTAACCCGCAACTTGATTTCGCACCGGCATTCCAAAAGTTGCAGCAGTTATTCATTACAAATACCTGGCGCAGTTGGCGCACCTTTGGCATGACAGGTGGGATGATTCCCTGGAACAATGGCCACGGCTGGCAGGTTTCAGATGCCGGCAAACAAAAAATGGATCTTGGCCCTTTTAAACCGGGACGGCGTGGCCCTTACTTGCAGCAGGTACCAAAATCGTTATGGCACGCTTTCCAGATGGAAGCGAATACGATCCACCCAGCCGGCATTGCGCTATTAGAAAACAATGGCCCAACATTGGCTTGGATCGCCGGTTCTGAGCCGGCTTTTACGGCAAAAGACCATAGTTTTAAAGTAGGGGAAACTCTGCAAAAGCAAGTGGTATTGATTAACGATCTTCGGGAAAAGCAAACGTTTTCCTTTGAGTGGCAGGTAACGGTTCAGGGGCAAAAAGTGGGAAGTGGCCAAAATCAGGGCAGTATCGAGCCGGCACAAACGCTATCTTTTCCCATAGCAGTCGATTTGCCAAAAACCCTGGCGACAGAAAAAGTGGATGGAGAAATTCGCCTCAGTGCTCAAATTGGCAGCCGGCAGCATCAAGACCGATTTGCCTTCCGGGTTTTTACTTCGTCTTTAGCCACCGGCAAAGGAGAAATTGCGGTCTTTGATCCTGCCGGCAAAACCACTAAAATGCTACAACAGATGGGTTATACCGTTGTGCCGTGGGCCGGTTCTGACACTCCCCAGCTTTTAGTAATCGGTCGTGAAGCATTATCCAGTGAGGACAAGCGGCCTGGAAACTTAGAAGCCTTTGTCCGCAAGGGTGGCAGAGCGATTATTTTTGCTCAAAACCCGGAATGGTTGCAGCGTACAGGACTGCGCGTTTCTCCCCATCTGAGCCGGCGCGTCTTCCCGGTTGATGAAACGCATCCGGTGGTGAAAGGATTGGATGAGCTGGATCTGCGGGACTGGCGGGGCGAAAGTTCCCTCGTTGAAGCGTATCCAGACACCACTCAAGGTGGCATGAGGCTGAGTCCCAGCGGGTTGCCGTGGTATGGTTGGCACTGGGGAAATCGGGGCGCAGTCAGTTCTGTGCCGGTGGAAAAGCCTCATCACAGTTCTTGGCGTCCGATTTTGGAGTCGGAGTTTGATCTGGCTTATACAGCGCTAATGGAACTTGATTATGGCAAAGGCCGGCTAATTTGGAATGGGTTAGATCTTGAGGATCATTATGCGATAGACGCGCCGGCAGCGAAACTCGCTCAGCAAATTATCGAATACGCCCAGACTGCGCCGCTATCTCCCAAGGCAAATAAGGTGATTTTAATTGGCAGCGAGGCGGATGCGGCTAAACTGGATGCGCTGGGTGCAATTTACCGGCAAGCAGATTCACTCGAAACTAACCCGGATTTAGCCATTATCGGTTCAGAGGCGAAGGTTAAAGATGAGGATTTGCAGACTTATTTAAATGCCGGTGGCAAAGTGTTTTTCTTGCCGGCAGCCAAAGCGACTGCTACTTTGGGCGTGCGTGTGCAGGAGGTGAAAAACTTCGGCGGTTCCCTTGAGGTTCCCAATTGGCCAGAAGTTCGCGGCATCAGTGCTTCTGATTTGCGCTGGCGTTCTTTCCACGACGCTTGGTTAATACAATCTGGCGGTGAAGTCGCAGCCGATGGTTTATTAAGTCGCGTGGTTGCCGGCAAAGGGGTGGCGATTTTCTCGCAAATCAACCCCGATGCGCTAGATGCAGATACAAATACCTATTTTCGTTATAGCCGGTGGCGGCAAACGCGGGCAATCTCCCAGATCCTTGCCAATATGGGAGTTAGTTTTAAAGTGGACAGGCAAATTTTCAAGCCGGTGAATAACCTCAATCGCTTCTATCACCCCGATTATCGAACAGATTTCGAGCAAGGCGATGACCCCTATCGTTATTACCGCTGGTAA